One window from the genome of Hydractinia symbiolongicarpus strain clone_291-10 chromosome 1, HSymV2.1, whole genome shotgun sequence encodes:
- the LOC130633606 gene encoding proteasome subunit alpha type-4-like has protein sequence MSRQYDTRTTIFSPEGRLFQVEYAMEAISHAGTCLGILAKDGVLLAAERRNTNKLLDDVYSDKIYKLDEDTACSVAGITSDANVLTQKLRLTAQRYLLLYQEPMPVEQLVSSLCDVKQRYTQVGGYRPFGVSLLYVGWDRRLGFQLYQSDPSGNYSGWKATCIGNNSMAAISMLKQEYNEDGITLDEALKLAVKVLSKTLDVQKLTSEKVEIAHLTRQNNKTKIQILKNEQVDGLLKAHEEEEKKAEAEKAKADKQKTAKK, from the exons ATG TCTCGACAATATGACACTCGAACAACTATATTTTCACCAGAAG gtCGTCTGTTTCAAGTTGAATATGCCATGGAAGCTATTAGCCATGCAGGAACCTGCTTAGGAATTTTAGCAAAGGATGGAGTGTTACTTGCTGCTGAAAGACGGAATACTAATAAATTGTTAGATGATGTATATTCGGATAAAATTTATAAGTTGGACGA ggATACAGCTTGCAGTGTGGCAGGTATTACATCAGATGCTAATGTTTTAACACAGAAGTTAAGGTTAACTGCACAAAG aTATCTACTTCTGTACCAAGAACCAATGCCAGTTGAACAATTAGTCAGTAGTCTATGTGATGTCAAACAAAGATATACACAAGTTGGGG GTTACCGTCCTTTTGGTGTTTCTTTACTTTACGTCGGTTGGGACAGACGTTTGGGTTTTCAGTTATATCAAAGCGATCCTAGTGGCAACTACTCTGGTTGGAAAGCAACATGCATCGGTAACAACAGCATG GCTGCTATCTCAATGTTAAAACAGGAGTACAATGAAGACGGGATAACATTAGATGAAGCATTGAAGTTAGCTGTGAAAGTTTTAAGCAAAACGTTAGACGTGCAAAAATTAACATCTGAAAAAG ttgaaaTTGCACATTTGACtcgccaaaacaacaaaacaaaaatccaAATACTTAAAAATGAACAAGTGGATGGTTTACTGAAAGCTCACGAAGAAGAGGAGAAAAAGGCAGAAGCAGAAAAGGCGAAAGCAGATAAACAAAAGACagcgaaaaaataa